Proteins encoded in a region of the Brevundimonas vesicularis genome:
- a CDS encoding M48 family metallopeptidase, with amino-acid sequence MILPRRSALVLAAAVAASALSACAYNEALGRNQLLLVDNAALSQQSTAAWREAIAKPGVMTTGGQVDRIRRVGDRLVQAAGLGGRTWDYAVFTEASPNAFVLPSGQIGVTTSLLALVQSDDQLASVIGHEIGHVVANHAAERASNQTVTSVGLAAVGGAAGRYGDAVNAYGGLAAQYGLLLPYSRRDELEADRLGVDYMAGAGFKPSQAVALWRLMAAQRQTQTPQFASTHPSDATRIEALQQYIASRGWN; translated from the coding sequence GTGATCCTGCCCCGCCGTTCCGCCCTTGTCCTGGCCGCCGCCGTCGCGGCCTCGGCCCTGTCCGCCTGCGCCTACAACGAAGCCTTGGGCCGCAATCAGTTGCTGTTGGTGGACAACGCCGCCCTGTCGCAGCAGTCGACGGCGGCCTGGCGCGAGGCTATCGCCAAGCCAGGCGTGATGACGACCGGCGGCCAGGTCGACCGGATTCGGCGCGTCGGCGACCGTCTGGTCCAGGCGGCGGGGCTGGGCGGTCGGACCTGGGACTATGCGGTGTTCACGGAGGCCAGCCCCAACGCCTTCGTCCTGCCGTCCGGCCAGATCGGCGTGACAACCAGCCTTTTGGCCCTGGTCCAGAGTGACGACCAACTGGCCAGCGTGATCGGTCACGAAATCGGGCACGTCGTCGCTAACCATGCGGCCGAGCGCGCCTCGAACCAGACGGTGACCAGCGTCGGTCTGGCGGCTGTCGGCGGGGCGGCGGGTCGCTATGGCGATGCGGTCAACGCCTATGGCGGTTTGGCCGCCCAGTACGGGCTGCTGCTGCCCTATTCACGGCGCGACGAGCTGGAGGCCGACCGTCTGGGCGTGGACTATATGGCCGGCGCCGGGTTCAAGCCGTCGCAGGCGGTCGCGCTGTGGCGGCTGATGGCGGCGCAACGTCAGACCCAGACGCCGCAGTTCGCTTCGACCCACCCGTCGGATGCGACCCGGATCGAGGCGTTGCAGCAATATATCGCCAGCCGCGGCTGGAACTGA
- a CDS encoding DsbE family thiol:disulfide interchange protein has product MNRWLALIPLAVLAALAALFVGWSLKRDPAFKPDALVGQTIPETVLPLLSGDQAGPGNLDLKTAGVGRPMLVNVFASWCAPCRIEHPKLLALKARGVAVVGIAYKDEPVATRAFLDELGDPYSMVLADREGRAGLDLGISGVPETFAVDAMGRITAKQSGPLLDDADIDRLVASMQAPPRPAPTKR; this is encoded by the coding sequence ATGAACCGCTGGCTGGCCCTGATCCCGCTGGCGGTCCTCGCGGCGCTGGCGGCCCTGTTCGTCGGGTGGTCGCTGAAGCGCGATCCGGCTTTCAAGCCCGACGCCCTGGTCGGTCAGACCATCCCCGAGACGGTCCTGCCCCTGCTGTCGGGCGACCAGGCGGGACCGGGCAATCTGGACCTGAAGACCGCCGGCGTCGGCCGGCCCATGCTGGTCAATGTGTTCGCCTCCTGGTGCGCGCCGTGCCGGATCGAACACCCCAAGCTGCTGGCGCTGAAGGCGCGCGGCGTCGCCGTGGTCGGCATCGCCTACAAGGACGAGCCGGTCGCCACTCGCGCCTTCCTCGACGAACTGGGCGATCCCTATTCGATGGTGCTGGCGGACCGCGAGGGTCGCGCGGGCCTCGACCTCGGCATCTCCGGCGTGCCCGAGACCTTCGCCGTCGACGCCATGGGGCGCATCACCGCCAAACAGTCCGGCCCCCTGCTAGACGACGCCGACATCGACCGACTGGTCGCCTCCATGCAGGCCCCGCCTCGTCCCGCACCGACCAAGCGGTGA
- the ccmD gene encoding heme exporter protein CcmD — protein MLDLDMTPYAAFVWPAWGVSALVLTALTVRAVVASRKWKRELARLEPEQTPSSEGADSKRPQAARSALGQEK, from the coding sequence ATGCTCGACCTCGACATGACCCCCTACGCCGCCTTCGTCTGGCCCGCCTGGGGCGTCAGCGCCTTAGTGCTGACCGCCCTGACCGTCCGCGCCGTCGTCGCCTCCCGCAAATGGAAGCGCGAACTGGCGCGACTGGAGCCAGAGCAAACGCCCTCGTCAGAAGGGGCGGATTCCAAACGTCCTCAAGCAGCGCGAAGCGCGTTAGGACAAGAGAAATGA
- a CDS encoding heme ABC transporter permease, with protein sequence MFGLSNPQRFMAFTGPLTPVLWGLAAVLLGVGAWLSFTVPADYQQGDTVRIMFVHVPAATLGLGAYAALGVSSFFALIFRHALADAAARAAALPGAAFTALALFTGSLWGQPMWGTWWVWDARLTSVLVLFLFYLGYMALRASIDDEQKAGRAAAVLGLVGLINLPIVKFSVDWWNTLHQPASFLTPGSSGLDPVYLPPFLTMLAAYGMLFAALWLTAIRTEIRRRRVMTLRARLAQEA encoded by the coding sequence ATGTTCGGCCTGTCCAATCCGCAGCGTTTCATGGCCTTCACCGGCCCGTTGACGCCCGTTCTGTGGGGGCTCGCCGCCGTGCTGCTGGGCGTCGGCGCCTGGCTCAGCTTCACCGTTCCGGCCGATTATCAGCAGGGCGACACGGTGCGGATCATGTTCGTCCACGTGCCTGCCGCCACCCTAGGCCTGGGCGCCTATGCCGCGCTGGGTGTGTCCAGCTTCTTTGCGCTGATCTTCCGTCACGCCCTGGCCGACGCCGCCGCCCGCGCCGCCGCCCTGCCGGGCGCCGCTTTCACGGCCCTGGCCCTGTTCACCGGCTCGCTGTGGGGCCAGCCGATGTGGGGGACCTGGTGGGTGTGGGACGCGCGCCTGACCAGCGTGCTGGTGCTGTTTCTGTTCTATCTCGGCTATATGGCGCTGAGAGCCTCGATCGACGACGAGCAAAAGGCCGGGCGCGCCGCCGCCGTCCTGGGTTTGGTCGGCCTCATCAATCTGCCGATCGTGAAATTCTCGGTCGATTGGTGGAACACCCTGCATCAGCCCGCCAGCTTCCTTACACCTGGCTCCTCGGGGCTGGACCCCGTCTATCTGCCGCCCTTCCTGACCATGCTGGCGGCCTACGGGATGCTGTTTGCGGCCCTGTGGCTGACAGCCATCCGCACCGAGATCCGCCGCCGCCGTGTCATGACCCTGCGCGCTCGGTTGGCTCAGGAGGCCTGA
- the ccmB gene encoding heme exporter protein CcmB codes for MSRRDVDQEPRPPGLRGATRVLLERELDLAWGGGGGPLLACGFFACLTAILPLAAGGDPRTLGPVAGGVAWLALALASLLSLERLFERDMEDGALDLLALGHLALEQVVLIKALAQWIAVGLPLALTAPVAALALGLPASLTPLVALTALIGGAGFAFTGALGAALALGAKRGGLLIAVVVLPLFIPPVVFGAGALERAGSGQPVGPALALLCAYVLFAAVVAPFAGAAAVRNAQG; via the coding sequence GTGAGCCGCCGCGATGTCGATCAGGAACCGCGCCCGCCCGGCCTGCGCGGCGCGACGCGCGTGCTGCTGGAGCGCGAACTGGATCTGGCCTGGGGCGGGGGCGGCGGCCCCTTGCTGGCGTGCGGCTTCTTCGCCTGTCTGACCGCCATACTGCCGCTGGCGGCCGGCGGCGATCCGCGCACGCTCGGCCCCGTCGCCGGCGGCGTCGCGTGGTTGGCGCTCGCCCTGGCCTCCCTGCTGTCGCTGGAGCGGCTGTTCGAGCGTGACATGGAGGACGGGGCGCTGGATCTGCTGGCCCTCGGCCATCTGGCGCTGGAGCAGGTCGTCTTGATCAAGGCCCTGGCGCAGTGGATCGCCGTCGGTCTGCCGCTTGCCCTGACCGCCCCCGTCGCCGCCCTGGCGCTTGGCCTGCCCGCTTCGCTGACGCCGCTGGTCGCACTGACCGCCCTGATCGGCGGCGCAGGCTTCGCCTTCACCGGGGCGCTCGGCGCCGCCCTTGCGCTGGGCGCAAAGCGTGGCGGGCTGCTGATCGCCGTCGTCGTCCTGCCGCTCTTTATTCCCCCCGTCGTCTTCGGCGCCGGCGCCCTGGAGCGCGCCGGATCAGGCCAGCCGGTCGGCCCGGCGTTGGCGTTGCTGTGCGCTTACGTGCTGTTCGCCGCCGTCGTCGCGCCCTTCGCCGGGGCCGCCGCCGTTCGCAACGCGCAAGGGTGA
- the ccmA gene encoding heme ABC exporter ATP-binding protein CcmA — MIHTLALSGLTVSRGERRLFDGLDLTLRAGEVLALTGANGAGKTSLLRAIAGLLRPDAGTVAFQDGDGNMLDERQARGRETHFLGHLDGLKGGRTAREELGFQCDWLGHTQYGVDHAVEAFGLKPLLDLEVRRLSAGQRRRLAMGRLVGSPRALWLLDEPMAPLDARWREAFAEQMQRHLDADGLIVAAVHDPLPLPTRSLDLGALK; from the coding sequence ATGATCCACACCCTCGCCCTCTCCGGCCTGACCGTCTCGCGCGGCGAGCGCCGACTGTTCGACGGTCTCGACCTGACCTTGCGCGCCGGCGAGGTGCTGGCCCTGACGGGTGCAAACGGGGCGGGCAAGACCAGCCTGCTGCGCGCGATCGCCGGCCTGCTGCGCCCCGACGCAGGCACGGTCGCCTTCCAGGACGGCGACGGCAATATGCTGGACGAGCGCCAAGCGCGTGGACGCGAAACCCATTTTCTCGGTCATCTGGACGGGCTGAAAGGCGGCCGCACGGCGCGCGAAGAGCTGGGGTTTCAGTGCGACTGGTTGGGCCACACCCAGTACGGCGTCGACCACGCCGTCGAGGCTTTCGGTCTGAAACCTCTGCTGGACCTGGAGGTCCGGCGGCTTTCGGCCGGCCAGCGCCGTCGCCTGGCCATGGGCCGGCTGGTCGGATCGCCGCGCGCCTTGTGGCTGCTGGACGAACCGATGGCGCCGCTGGACGCCCGCTGGCGCGAAGCCTTCGCTGAACAGATGCAGCGACATCTGGACGCCGACGGCCTGATCGTCGCCGCCGTGCACGACCCCCTGCCGCTGCCGACCCGCTCTCTCGATCTGGGGGCGCTGAAGTGA
- the acnA gene encoding aconitate hydratase AcnA has product MPSIDSFKTRQDLSVGRKKYAYYSLPAAEEAGLTGISRLPRSMKVLLENLLRNEDGVSVTEDDLKAVAAWVENKGSVEHEIAFRPARVLMQDFTGVPAVVDLAAMRDAMSALGADAAKINPLVPVDLVIDHSVMVDNFGTSKAFGQNVEREYERNIERYNFLRWGSSAFNNFRVVPPGTGICHQVNLENLAQTVWTLDEGKKTVAYPDTVVGTDSHTTMINGLAVLGWGVGGIEAEAAMLGQPIPMLIPEVIGFKLTGTMPEGTTATDLVLTVTQMLRKKGVVGKFVEFFGDALPNMTIEDQATIANMAPEYGATCGFFPVSAATIGYLTATGRDKARVALVEAYAKAQGLWIDENSEDPVFTDVLELDISTVVPSLAGPKRPQDRVELTTAAPAFETALTDVFARPADAPRAEVEGEKFTVGDGDVVIAAITSCTNTSNPSVLIAAGLVARKANALGLKAKPWVKTSLAPGSQVVTDYLTDAGLQKDLDALGFNLVGYGCTTCIGNSGPLDPAISKAINDNALVATSVLSGNRNFEGRVNPDVQANYLASPPLVVAYAIAGSMRIDITKDPIGQDKKGNDVFLKDVWPTTQEIADIQRKSVTPAMFAKRYKDVFKGDKHWQAIKVTGGQTYEWDDSSTYVANPPYFDGLSMDLTPVQDVVEARVLAIFGDSITTDHISPAGSIKKTSPAGVYLTNHGVEAAEFNSYGARRGNHEVMMRGTFANIRIKNRITPEIEGGVTKHFPSGDTMSIYDAAMRYQSEGRPLVVFAGKEYGTGSSRDWAAKGTRLLGVRAVIAESFERIHRSNLVGMGVVPLQFKQDGWLKLGLTGEEIVTIRGLSDANIGKLKPRQDLWVELFRPSDGKMARFPVRCRIDNQTELDYLLAGGVMPYVLRNLARGPETEAPIAAE; this is encoded by the coding sequence ATGCCGTCGATCGACAGCTTCAAGACCCGCCAGGACCTTTCCGTCGGGCGTAAGAAATACGCCTATTACAGCCTTCCCGCCGCCGAGGAAGCCGGTCTGACCGGGATTTCCCGCCTGCCGCGCTCGATGAAGGTGCTGCTGGAGAACCTGCTGCGCAACGAGGACGGCGTTTCCGTCACCGAGGACGACCTGAAGGCCGTCGCCGCCTGGGTCGAGAACAAGGGCTCGGTCGAGCACGAGATCGCCTTCCGTCCGGCCCGCGTGTTGATGCAGGACTTCACCGGCGTGCCCGCCGTGGTCGATCTGGCCGCCATGCGCGACGCCATGAGCGCCCTGGGCGCCGACGCCGCCAAGATCAACCCGCTGGTGCCGGTCGATCTGGTCATCGACCACTCGGTCATGGTCGACAACTTCGGCACGTCCAAGGCCTTCGGCCAGAACGTGGAGCGCGAGTATGAGCGCAACATCGAGCGCTACAACTTCCTGCGCTGGGGTTCGTCGGCCTTCAACAACTTCCGCGTCGTGCCGCCCGGCACCGGCATCTGCCACCAGGTGAATCTGGAGAACCTGGCCCAGACCGTCTGGACCCTGGACGAAGGCAAGAAGACCGTCGCCTATCCCGACACCGTCGTCGGCACCGACAGCCACACCACCATGATCAACGGCCTGGCCGTCCTGGGCTGGGGCGTGGGCGGCATCGAGGCCGAGGCGGCCATGTTGGGCCAGCCGATTCCGATGCTGATCCCCGAGGTCATCGGCTTCAAGCTGACGGGCACGATGCCCGAAGGCACGACGGCGACCGACCTGGTGCTGACCGTCACCCAGATGCTGCGCAAGAAGGGCGTGGTCGGCAAGTTCGTCGAATTCTTCGGCGACGCCCTGCCGAACATGACCATCGAGGACCAGGCGACCATCGCCAACATGGCGCCGGAATACGGCGCCACCTGCGGCTTCTTCCCCGTCTCGGCCGCGACCATCGGCTATCTGACCGCCACGGGCCGCGACAAGGCGCGCGTCGCCCTGGTCGAAGCCTACGCCAAGGCGCAAGGCCTGTGGATCGACGAGAATTCGGAAGATCCGGTCTTCACCGACGTGCTGGAACTGGACATCTCGACCGTCGTGCCGTCGCTGGCGGGCCCGAAGCGTCCGCAGGACCGCGTCGAACTGACCACCGCCGCCCCGGCCTTCGAAACCGCCCTGACCGACGTCTTCGCCCGCCCGGCCGACGCCCCGCGCGCCGAGGTCGAGGGTGAGAAGTTCACCGTCGGCGACGGCGACGTGGTCATCGCGGCCATTACCTCCTGCACCAACACCTCCAACCCGTCGGTCCTGATCGCCGCCGGTCTGGTGGCGCGCAAGGCCAATGCGCTGGGCCTGAAGGCCAAGCCCTGGGTCAAGACGTCCTTGGCCCCCGGATCGCAGGTCGTGACCGACTATCTGACCGACGCCGGCCTGCAAAAGGACCTGGATGCCCTGGGCTTCAACCTGGTCGGCTACGGCTGCACTACCTGCATCGGCAACTCGGGTCCGCTGGATCCGGCCATCTCCAAGGCGATCAACGACAACGCCCTGGTCGCGACCTCGGTCCTGTCGGGCAACCGCAACTTCGAAGGTCGCGTGAACCCCGACGTCCAGGCCAACTATCTGGCCTCGCCGCCGCTGGTCGTGGCCTACGCCATCGCCGGCTCGATGCGGATCGACATCACCAAGGACCCGATCGGTCAGGACAAGAAGGGCAACGACGTCTTCCTGAAGGACGTCTGGCCGACCACGCAGGAAATCGCCGACATCCAGCGCAAGTCCGTCACCCCGGCCATGTTCGCCAAGCGCTACAAGGACGTGTTCAAGGGCGACAAGCACTGGCAGGCCATCAAGGTCACCGGCGGTCAGACCTATGAGTGGGACGACAGCTCGACCTACGTCGCCAACCCGCCCTATTTCGACGGTCTGTCGATGGACCTGACCCCGGTTCAGGACGTGGTCGAGGCCCGCGTTCTGGCCATCTTCGGCGACTCGATCACCACCGACCACATCAGCCCGGCCGGTTCGATCAAGAAGACCTCGCCCGCCGGCGTCTATCTGACCAACCACGGCGTCGAGGCGGCCGAGTTCAACAGCTACGGCGCCCGTCGCGGCAACCACGAAGTCATGATGCGCGGCACCTTCGCCAACATCCGCATCAAGAACCGCATCACGCCCGAGATCGAAGGCGGCGTGACCAAGCACTTCCCGTCGGGCGACACCATGTCGATCTACGACGCGGCCATGCGGTATCAGTCGGAAGGTCGCCCGCTGGTCGTCTTCGCCGGCAAGGAATACGGCACCGGCTCGTCGCGCGACTGGGCGGCGAAGGGCACGCGTCTGCTGGGCGTCCGCGCCGTCATCGCCGAAAGCTTCGAGCGCATCCACCGTTCGAATCTGGTCGGGATGGGCGTCGTGCCGCTGCAGTTCAAGCAGGACGGCTGGCTGAAGCTGGGCCTGACGGGCGAAGAGATCGTCACGATCCGCGGCCTGTCGGACGCCAACATCGGCAAGCTGAAGCCGCGTCAGGACCTGTGGGTCGAGCTGTTCCGCCCGTCGGACGGCAAGATGGCCCGCTTCCCGGTCCGCTGCCGGATCGATAACCAGACCGAGCTGGACTATCTGCTGGCCGGCGGCGTCATGCCCTATGTGCTGCGCAACCTGGCGCGCGGCCCGGAAACCGAAGCGCCGATCGCCGCCGAATAG
- a CDS encoding NAD-dependent succinate-semialdehyde dehydrogenase, with product MAYRTLNPFTEQLVEDYPEHTDDAVEAALAKADGLFHSDWSKGDIQPRLAVLKSLSGLLIENRDDLARTMAEEMGKPLAQGQGEIDLCAGIAAYYAEKAADFLKPEKIDSELGEAWVEFHPIGVLLAVEPWNFPIYQLIRVVAPAIAVGNPVLYKHAGIVPRSAARFAELVREAGAPEGFVANLYISSDKVAELIGDDRIQGVALTGSEGAGAKVSARASEMLKKSTLELGGSDVFVVLDDADIEKAVAAGVEGRLSNAGQVCTGSKRFIVQKSVSDAFITGFVEGMKKAVMGDPLDEATDLGPLSSEDALKTLTKQVDEAIQHGAKAVTGGKPADRTGFFYEPTVLTDVARDNPAFYQEFFGPVAQVFVVEDDDAVVALANDSHFGLGGSIFSGDTDRARKLASRIETGMVFINTTTTSMPELPFGGVKRSGFGRELGDVGIKEFVNRKLVVVSAD from the coding sequence ATGGCCTATCGCACCCTCAATCCCTTCACCGAACAACTGGTCGAGGACTATCCGGAACACACCGACGACGCCGTCGAGGCCGCCCTGGCCAAGGCCGACGGCCTGTTCCATTCGGATTGGTCCAAGGGCGACATCCAGCCGCGCCTCGCCGTGCTGAAATCCCTGTCGGGCCTGCTGATCGAAAACCGCGACGACTTGGCCCGCACCATGGCCGAGGAGATGGGCAAGCCCCTGGCTCAGGGGCAGGGCGAGATTGATCTGTGCGCCGGCATCGCCGCCTACTATGCCGAGAAGGCCGCCGATTTCCTCAAGCCCGAAAAGATCGACAGCGAACTGGGCGAAGCCTGGGTCGAGTTTCACCCGATCGGCGTGCTGCTGGCGGTCGAGCCGTGGAACTTCCCGATCTACCAACTGATCCGCGTCGTCGCTCCCGCCATCGCGGTCGGCAATCCCGTGCTTTACAAGCACGCGGGCATCGTGCCGCGCTCCGCCGCCCGGTTCGCCGAACTGGTGCGCGAGGCCGGCGCGCCCGAGGGCTTCGTCGCCAACCTCTACATCTCCTCGGACAAGGTCGCCGAACTGATCGGCGACGACCGCATCCAGGGCGTGGCCCTGACCGGATCGGAGGGCGCCGGCGCCAAGGTCTCGGCCCGCGCCTCGGAAATGCTGAAGAAGTCCACGCTGGAACTGGGCGGCAGCGACGTCTTCGTGGTGCTGGACGACGCCGACATCGAAAAGGCGGTGGCGGCCGGGGTCGAAGGCCGCCTGTCCAACGCCGGCCAGGTCTGCACCGGCTCCAAACGCTTCATCGTCCAGAAGTCGGTTTCCGACGCCTTCATCACCGGCTTCGTCGAAGGCATGAAGAAGGCCGTCATGGGCGACCCGCTGGACGAGGCCACCGACCTGGGCCCGCTGTCGTCCGAGGATGCGCTGAAGACCCTGACCAAACAGGTGGACGAGGCGATCCAGCACGGCGCCAAGGCGGTGACCGGCGGCAAGCCCGCCGATCGCACCGGCTTCTTCTACGAGCCGACCGTCCTGACGGACGTCGCGCGCGACAACCCGGCCTTCTATCAGGAGTTCTTCGGCCCCGTAGCCCAGGTCTTCGTGGTCGAGGACGACGACGCGGTCGTGGCCCTGGCCAACGATTCCCACTTCGGCCTGGGCGGCTCGATCTTCTCGGGCGACACCGACCGCGCCCGCAAACTGGCCTCTCGCATCGAGACCGGCATGGTCTTCATCAACACCACCACGACCTCCATGCCCGAACTGCCGTTCGGCGGCGTCAAACGCTCGGGCTTCGGCCGCGAGCTGGGCGATGTGGGCATCAAGGAGTTCGTGAACCGCAAGCTGGTGGTCGTCAGCGCCGACTGA
- a CDS encoding hydrogen peroxide-inducible genes activator, protein MLPTLRQLQYLKLLAEHGSFSRAAEAAHVSQPALSAGVQELERILGAPVVERARGAVIMTAVGAEAVRRAEDVLARTEDLVEAAKNAGRLLSGRFRLGVIPTVAPFLLPAKLPSVKTAYPSLKLFIREDLTPRLIAALKAGQIDAAVIALPYDAPGIAHARIGDDEIMAAAPADHALAAPGPIRPGSLRAEDLILLEDGHCLRDHALAALDIEAPRGDDVFAATSLHTLVQMVGSGLGVSFLPKMAVQAGLADNPSVAIRAFENQADGAPPHREIVVAWRAGSSRAAEARLLAEALKLE, encoded by the coding sequence ATGCTCCCCACGTTGCGTCAGCTCCAGTATCTCAAGCTCCTGGCCGAACACGGCAGCTTCTCGCGCGCCGCCGAGGCCGCTCATGTCAGCCAGCCCGCCCTCAGCGCCGGGGTGCAGGAGCTTGAGCGCATCCTGGGCGCGCCGGTGGTCGAACGCGCGCGCGGCGCCGTAATCATGACCGCCGTTGGAGCCGAGGCCGTTCGCCGCGCCGAGGACGTCCTGGCCCGCACCGAGGATCTGGTCGAGGCGGCCAAAAACGCCGGGCGTCTGCTGTCCGGCCGTTTCCGCCTGGGCGTCATCCCCACTGTCGCCCCCTTCCTGCTGCCCGCCAAGCTCCCGTCGGTGAAGACCGCCTATCCCAGCCTGAAGCTGTTCATCCGCGAGGATCTGACACCCCGTCTGATCGCGGCGCTGAAGGCGGGTCAGATCGACGCGGCGGTCATCGCCCTGCCCTATGACGCGCCAGGCATCGCCCACGCCCGCATTGGCGATGACGAGATCATGGCCGCCGCCCCTGCCGACCATGCCCTGGCCGCGCCCGGCCCCATCCGTCCCGGCTCGCTGCGGGCCGAGGATCTGATCCTGCTGGAGGACGGCCATTGCCTGCGCGACCACGCTCTGGCGGCGCTGGACATCGAGGCCCCGCGCGGAGACGACGTCTTTGCGGCCACCAGCCTGCATACCTTAGTTCAGATGGTCGGCTCGGGCCTCGGCGTCTCCTTCCTGCCGAAGATGGCGGTGCAGGCCGGTCTGGCCGACAACCCCTCCGTCGCCATTCGCGCCTTCGAAAACCAGGCCGACGGCGCCCCGCCCCACCGCGAGATCGTCGTCGCCTGGCGCGCCGGCTCCAGCCGCGCCGCCGAGGCCCGGCTGCTGGCCGAGGCCCTGAAGCTAGAGTGA